The Eleginops maclovinus isolate JMC-PN-2008 ecotype Puerto Natales chromosome 6, JC_Emac_rtc_rv5, whole genome shotgun sequence DNA segment TAATGCTTCCAGCCACAGTATCCAGTTCGTGTTGCTTTTTCCAGTAAACATGGAAGTGACTGTGTCAGAGCCTTTGCCACTTCTTCTAACTGCTGGTCACATGGGTAAGCTGTGTACTTTATTATTTCCTCAGCAGGGCCTTCAAGAATATCTGAGCGTACTTTTGGCGTAGGAGACAAGAAAGTTCTGTGTGCCTTGAACTCATCATTTCCTGTCTGGAGCATAATCTCGGCCCAGAATGAGAAGCGTGGCACGACAAATGGTTTAGGCCAGGAGCAGGACCGGGTCTCGGGCGATGACAAGATGATGGTATCATGGCTGGAGAAGGAGTCTGAATCACTCGGTTCTTGTGATGAAGAGCTGGCATTGGAAGGAGTACCTGGGATTGTGCAGAAGGCATCTTCCATTAGTTGTGCTGACCTGGTTGTCTCATTAATTATGTACACCACTTTCGAAGTCCCTTTATCTTCAAGTTCTGATATTGACAAGAGATTCATGAACTGATCATccatgtctttgtctttgtacTGAAGTCTGAACTGCTTAGTCACTTGAAAGAAAGTCTGGATTTCAAGAGCCAAGTCCTCTACAGTTCTTGGTATTCCGGATTCAATGGTGAGTTTTCTTGCATCGTCTTCACCTCCAAAGAGGACTCTGAAGGTTACTCGTCCTGCCATCCTGCCTTGCTAATCTAAGGTGGAGACACAAATACAGAGTAGACAGGTATTAGTCTTGGTATTCAATAATCACATGGTCAGGACACAGTCATTGCCTAGATCTGATGAGGCTAGGACAGTAAAGAGGAGGGTAAGAGAGGTTAGTAGAGCAAGGGCTCAGAGAGCAAGGAGGGTAACAGAGGAAGTTTGTAGAGAGAGGCTAGAGGAGACTAGG contains these protein-coding regions:
- the LOC134866404 gene encoding uncharacterized protein LOC134866404; the encoded protein is MAGRVTFRVLFGGEDDARKLTIESGIPRTVEDLALEIQTFFQVTKQFRLQYKDKDMDDQFMNLLSISELEDKGTSKVVYIINETTRSAQLMEDAFCTIPGTPSNASSSSQEPSDSDSFSSHDTIILSSPETRSCSWPKPFVVPRFSFWAEIMLQTGNDEFKAHRTFLSPTPKVRSDILEGPAEEIIKYTAYPCDQQLEEVAKALTQSLPCLLEKATRTGYCGWKHYLKIKMMNFRTKLSRAGHPEVTTNSLKNKRSGQQTPAANIKKPRKGDVNFCSNIPSGETRDGLEVERVALLTEVKKKKKDEAVIKEKMQRTFSLRRQEILQEPKIPEFLNKWPALFDVSEINLEFMRLTTIPLTSKFLGELDRLTDDLIRVFHTKGGAAGRKIRAVMAKTDDISIFWSNLIHIWFV